One window of Oreochromis niloticus isolate F11D_XX linkage group LG23, O_niloticus_UMD_NMBU, whole genome shotgun sequence genomic DNA carries:
- the cyp27a2 gene encoding cytochrome P450 27C1 isoform X3 — protein MRTRSVAHTQSALSHSASTMGSRAAATWYRCLPALCSGTALRVAPVLRPASFASIPARRNLNVQTATEAVKLKSIDDLPGPSRSTSMYWLLVKGYAEKMHLLQVIQQEGRYPVRMEMPHWKEYRELRGQAYGLHVETGPEWYRIRSALNPKMLKLQEVSVYASTIQQVIGDLLQRIELLRTRSQDQATVLDVAAELYKFGFEGISSILFETRLGCLQEEIPHETLRFIKAVNDMLTFADMVLLFPRWTRNILPFWKRFVQAWDDLYEVAQMLIDRRMAEIEAQVSRDEPIEGMYLTNLLSSDKLTKAEVYISVTELMLGGVDTTSNTLSWALYHLARDSRAQDRLYSEVNSVCPDKREPTMDDLSRMPFLKAVIKETLRLYPVAPGNARLVSENEVILDNYWFPKKTQFHLCHYEACHDESEFPNAEHFLPERWFRSDTPNSRSDRARPGFYQHNPYSFIPFGVGVRACVGKRVAEMEMHFALSRLMQHYEIQPEDGAPTVEAKTRTLLIPAKPINLRFLPRA, from the exons ATGCGCACACGctctgttgcacacacacaatcGGCTCTTTCACACAGCGCTTCCACTATGGGCTCCCGGGCTGCTGCAACCTGGTACCGCTGCCTCCCAGCGCTCTGCTCCGGGACGGCGCTTCGGGTCGCTCCGGTGCTCAGACCCGCGTCCTTCGCTTCCATCCCGGCCAGAAGAAACCTGAACGTGCAGACAGCAACTGAGGCGGTTAAGCTGAAGAGCATTGATGACTTACCGGGGCCCAGCCGGTCCACCAGTATGTACTGGCTGTTGGTCAAAGGATACGCGGAAAAGATGCACTTATTGCAG GTGATCCAGCAGGAAGGCCGCTACCCAGTCCGAATGGAGATGCCCCACTGGAAGGAGTACAGGGAGCTGAGGGGCCAGGCCTATGGACTCCACGTAGA AACAGGACCAGAGTGGTACCGCATCCGCAGTGCCCTGAACCCCAAGATGCTGAAGCTACAGGAGGTATCGGTCTATGCCTCCACCATCCAGCAGGTGATTGGAGATCTGCTGCAACGCATTGAGCTCTTACGAACTCGCAGTCAGGACCAAGCCACAGTTTTGGACGTGGCAGCTGAGCTCTACAAGTTTGGCTTTGAAG gtaTATCCTCCATCCTGTTTGAGACCAGACTGGGGTGCCTGCAGGAGGAGATTCCCCATGAGACTCTTCGCTTCATCAAGGCTGTTAACGACATGCTGACGTTTGCTGACATGGTGCTTCTCTTCCCACGATGGACCCGCAACATCCTCCCCTTCTGGAAACGCTTCGTTCAGGCCTGGGATGACCTCTATGAAGTAG CTCAGATGCTTATCGACAGACGAATGGCTGAAATTGAAGCTCAGGTGAGCAGGGATGAGCCTATAGAGGGCATGTACCTGACCAACCTGCTGTCTTCTGACAAGCTGACCAAAGCGGAAGTCTACATAAGCGTTACAGAGCTGATGCTGGGAGGAGTCGACACG ACATCCAACACCTTGTCGTGGGCTTTGTATCACTTAGCGAGAGACAGCAGGGCTCAGGATCGACTTTACAGCGAGGTGAATTCGGTTTGCCCTGACAAGCGGGAGCCAACCATGGACGACCTGAGCaggatgcccttcctgaaggCCGTCATAAAGGAGACATTACG CCTGTATCCAGTGGCTCCTGGAAACGCACGCCTTGTTTCGGAGAACGAGGTGATTCTGGATAACTACTGGTTCCCAAAGAAG ACTCAGTTCCATCTGTGCCATTATGAAGCCTGCCACGATGAGTCCGAGTTCCCAAATGCAGAGCACTTCCTCCCAGAGCGGTGGTTTCGCAGTGACACGCCGAATAGCCGCAGCGACAGAGCCAGGCCCGGCTTCTACCAGCATAACCCTTACAGCTTCATCCCGTTCGGTGTCGGGGTGCGAGCCTGTGTGGGGAAGAGGGTGGCAGAGATGGAGATGCACTTTGCTCTGTCCAGG CTGATGCAGCATTACGAGATCCAGCCTGAAGATGGTGCACCGACCGTGGAGGCCAAAACTCGGACGCTGCTCATCCCCGCTAAGCCCATCAACCTGCGCTTCCTCCCCAGAGCCTGA
- the cyp27a2 gene encoding cytochrome P450 27C1 isoform X1, which yields MRTRSVAHTQSALSHSASTMGSRAAATWYRCLPALCSGTALRVAPVLRPASFASIPARRNLNVQTATEAVKLKSIDDLPGPSRSTSMYWLLVKGYAEKMHLLQGLQKRLYGPIWRSKFGPFDLVNVATPDLIAQVIQQEGRYPVRMEMPHWKEYRELRGQAYGLHVETGPEWYRIRSALNPKMLKLQEVSVYASTIQQVIGDLLQRIELLRTRSQDQATVLDVAAELYKFGFEGISSILFETRLGCLQEEIPHETLRFIKAVNDMLTFADMVLLFPRWTRNILPFWKRFVQAWDDLYEVAQMLIDRRMAEIEAQVSRDEPIEGMYLTNLLSSDKLTKAEVYISVTELMLGGVDTTSNTLSWALYHLARDSRAQDRLYSEVNSVCPDKREPTMDDLSRMPFLKAVIKETLRLYPVAPGNARLVSENEVILDNYWFPKKTQFHLCHYEACHDESEFPNAEHFLPERWFRSDTPNSRSDRARPGFYQHNPYSFIPFGVGVRACVGKRVAEMEMHFALSRLMQHYEIQPEDGAPTVEAKTRTLLIPAKPINLRFLPRA from the exons ATGCGCACACGctctgttgcacacacacaatcGGCTCTTTCACACAGCGCTTCCACTATGGGCTCCCGGGCTGCTGCAACCTGGTACCGCTGCCTCCCAGCGCTCTGCTCCGGGACGGCGCTTCGGGTCGCTCCGGTGCTCAGACCCGCGTCCTTCGCTTCCATCCCGGCCAGAAGAAACCTGAACGTGCAGACAGCAACTGAGGCGGTTAAGCTGAAGAGCATTGATGACTTACCGGGGCCCAGCCGGTCCACCAGTATGTACTGGCTGTTGGTCAAAGGATACGCGGAAAAGATGCACTTATTGCAG GGCTTACAGAAGCGTCTGTATGGGCCCATCTGGCGCTCCAAGTTTGGCCCTTTTGACTTAGTCAATGTGGCGACTCCTGACCTCATTGCTCAGGTGATCCAGCAGGAAGGCCGCTACCCAGTCCGAATGGAGATGCCCCACTGGAAGGAGTACAGGGAGCTGAGGGGCCAGGCCTATGGACTCCACGTAGA AACAGGACCAGAGTGGTACCGCATCCGCAGTGCCCTGAACCCCAAGATGCTGAAGCTACAGGAGGTATCGGTCTATGCCTCCACCATCCAGCAGGTGATTGGAGATCTGCTGCAACGCATTGAGCTCTTACGAACTCGCAGTCAGGACCAAGCCACAGTTTTGGACGTGGCAGCTGAGCTCTACAAGTTTGGCTTTGAAG gtaTATCCTCCATCCTGTTTGAGACCAGACTGGGGTGCCTGCAGGAGGAGATTCCCCATGAGACTCTTCGCTTCATCAAGGCTGTTAACGACATGCTGACGTTTGCTGACATGGTGCTTCTCTTCCCACGATGGACCCGCAACATCCTCCCCTTCTGGAAACGCTTCGTTCAGGCCTGGGATGACCTCTATGAAGTAG CTCAGATGCTTATCGACAGACGAATGGCTGAAATTGAAGCTCAGGTGAGCAGGGATGAGCCTATAGAGGGCATGTACCTGACCAACCTGCTGTCTTCTGACAAGCTGACCAAAGCGGAAGTCTACATAAGCGTTACAGAGCTGATGCTGGGAGGAGTCGACACG ACATCCAACACCTTGTCGTGGGCTTTGTATCACTTAGCGAGAGACAGCAGGGCTCAGGATCGACTTTACAGCGAGGTGAATTCGGTTTGCCCTGACAAGCGGGAGCCAACCATGGACGACCTGAGCaggatgcccttcctgaaggCCGTCATAAAGGAGACATTACG CCTGTATCCAGTGGCTCCTGGAAACGCACGCCTTGTTTCGGAGAACGAGGTGATTCTGGATAACTACTGGTTCCCAAAGAAG ACTCAGTTCCATCTGTGCCATTATGAAGCCTGCCACGATGAGTCCGAGTTCCCAAATGCAGAGCACTTCCTCCCAGAGCGGTGGTTTCGCAGTGACACGCCGAATAGCCGCAGCGACAGAGCCAGGCCCGGCTTCTACCAGCATAACCCTTACAGCTTCATCCCGTTCGGTGTCGGGGTGCGAGCCTGTGTGGGGAAGAGGGTGGCAGAGATGGAGATGCACTTTGCTCTGTCCAGG CTGATGCAGCATTACGAGATCCAGCCTGAAGATGGTGCACCGACCGTGGAGGCCAAAACTCGGACGCTGCTCATCCCCGCTAAGCCCATCAACCTGCGCTTCCTCCCCAGAGCCTGA
- the cyp27a2 gene encoding cytochrome P450 27C1 isoform X2, with translation MGSRAAATWYRCLPALCSGTALRVAPVLRPASFASIPARRNLNVQTATEAVKLKSIDDLPGPSRSTSMYWLLVKGYAEKMHLLQGLQKRLYGPIWRSKFGPFDLVNVATPDLIAQVIQQEGRYPVRMEMPHWKEYRELRGQAYGLHVETGPEWYRIRSALNPKMLKLQEVSVYASTIQQVIGDLLQRIELLRTRSQDQATVLDVAAELYKFGFEGISSILFETRLGCLQEEIPHETLRFIKAVNDMLTFADMVLLFPRWTRNILPFWKRFVQAWDDLYEVAQMLIDRRMAEIEAQVSRDEPIEGMYLTNLLSSDKLTKAEVYISVTELMLGGVDTTSNTLSWALYHLARDSRAQDRLYSEVNSVCPDKREPTMDDLSRMPFLKAVIKETLRLYPVAPGNARLVSENEVILDNYWFPKKTQFHLCHYEACHDESEFPNAEHFLPERWFRSDTPNSRSDRARPGFYQHNPYSFIPFGVGVRACVGKRVAEMEMHFALSRLMQHYEIQPEDGAPTVEAKTRTLLIPAKPINLRFLPRA, from the exons ATGGGCTCCCGGGCTGCTGCAACCTGGTACCGCTGCCTCCCAGCGCTCTGCTCCGGGACGGCGCTTCGGGTCGCTCCGGTGCTCAGACCCGCGTCCTTCGCTTCCATCCCGGCCAGAAGAAACCTGAACGTGCAGACAGCAACTGAGGCGGTTAAGCTGAAGAGCATTGATGACTTACCGGGGCCCAGCCGGTCCACCAGTATGTACTGGCTGTTGGTCAAAGGATACGCGGAAAAGATGCACTTATTGCAG GGCTTACAGAAGCGTCTGTATGGGCCCATCTGGCGCTCCAAGTTTGGCCCTTTTGACTTAGTCAATGTGGCGACTCCTGACCTCATTGCTCAGGTGATCCAGCAGGAAGGCCGCTACCCAGTCCGAATGGAGATGCCCCACTGGAAGGAGTACAGGGAGCTGAGGGGCCAGGCCTATGGACTCCACGTAGA AACAGGACCAGAGTGGTACCGCATCCGCAGTGCCCTGAACCCCAAGATGCTGAAGCTACAGGAGGTATCGGTCTATGCCTCCACCATCCAGCAGGTGATTGGAGATCTGCTGCAACGCATTGAGCTCTTACGAACTCGCAGTCAGGACCAAGCCACAGTTTTGGACGTGGCAGCTGAGCTCTACAAGTTTGGCTTTGAAG gtaTATCCTCCATCCTGTTTGAGACCAGACTGGGGTGCCTGCAGGAGGAGATTCCCCATGAGACTCTTCGCTTCATCAAGGCTGTTAACGACATGCTGACGTTTGCTGACATGGTGCTTCTCTTCCCACGATGGACCCGCAACATCCTCCCCTTCTGGAAACGCTTCGTTCAGGCCTGGGATGACCTCTATGAAGTAG CTCAGATGCTTATCGACAGACGAATGGCTGAAATTGAAGCTCAGGTGAGCAGGGATGAGCCTATAGAGGGCATGTACCTGACCAACCTGCTGTCTTCTGACAAGCTGACCAAAGCGGAAGTCTACATAAGCGTTACAGAGCTGATGCTGGGAGGAGTCGACACG ACATCCAACACCTTGTCGTGGGCTTTGTATCACTTAGCGAGAGACAGCAGGGCTCAGGATCGACTTTACAGCGAGGTGAATTCGGTTTGCCCTGACAAGCGGGAGCCAACCATGGACGACCTGAGCaggatgcccttcctgaaggCCGTCATAAAGGAGACATTACG CCTGTATCCAGTGGCTCCTGGAAACGCACGCCTTGTTTCGGAGAACGAGGTGATTCTGGATAACTACTGGTTCCCAAAGAAG ACTCAGTTCCATCTGTGCCATTATGAAGCCTGCCACGATGAGTCCGAGTTCCCAAATGCAGAGCACTTCCTCCCAGAGCGGTGGTTTCGCAGTGACACGCCGAATAGCCGCAGCGACAGAGCCAGGCCCGGCTTCTACCAGCATAACCCTTACAGCTTCATCCCGTTCGGTGTCGGGGTGCGAGCCTGTGTGGGGAAGAGGGTGGCAGAGATGGAGATGCACTTTGCTCTGTCCAGG CTGATGCAGCATTACGAGATCCAGCCTGAAGATGGTGCACCGACCGTGGAGGCCAAAACTCGGACGCTGCTCATCCCCGCTAAGCCCATCAACCTGCGCTTCCTCCCCAGAGCCTGA